The Chloroflexota bacterium nucleotide sequence CCATTCGCCGCAGTCCGGGCACTGCCCGGCCCAGCGCGGCGCCTGGTAGCCGCACTGCTGGCAGACAAATACGGTGCGCGCCTTCTTGGGAGGCATAGATGTGCGGGCGCGCTAACTCTTGACCGCGTCGTCCTTCTTCGCGCTATCTTTTTTCTCCGCCTCGTCCTTCTTGGCCTGCTCGTCGCCGGATGTCGCCTTGCGGAACTCGCGGATGGCGCCGCCGATCGCGCCGCCCACTTCACCCAGGCGGCCCACGCCGAAGACGATGATGACGATCACCAGGATCAAGATCAGTTCCGGCGCTCCAATGCCTTTGAGAAACATGCTGGTCTCCTTGTCGTTGCGCGTTGCGCGCGCATGAATCGTCGCCCGCGGCAGTCAGTCGTCGGGGCGCTGCAAATCGGTAGACAATAGCAAGGGGCAGGTCAGCGACCTGCCCGTCGATGTTGAATGCAACGAGATGGGCGGGTACTCGCCTCAGGCTGGTTTCTCTTTCTCGTCGCCCGGGTTCTGCTTGGGCGCGGCGGCCGCGTTCTCGTCGCCGGTGGCGTTGCGAAACTCGCGGATGGCCTTGCCCACCGCACCGCCGATTTCGCCCAGTCGACCCACGCCGAATACCACGATAACGATCACAAGAACCAGGATCAACTCGGGAGCGCCCAGTTGGGGCATGGTGTTCTTCTTTCCAGGTCAGTTGACCTACTAGGGCTACCGGTCGACTCCGTGCAGCCGGCGCGATGCCTTCCGTTCGTGACGGCCATTATAGCACCGCTTGCAAATGCGTCTGAATTGTCAACCGGCACTTACGGTCGCCGCGCGGGCGCACCGCCCGTGCTGCTGATGGCGGGTATACCAAGCGCATCGGTGCCGCCGCTGTTGTTGTTGAAATACATGGCCCGCTCGGCCACAATCGGCCGGTCGGACGTGACGACGCTGGAAAAGGCCACGCCGCTCACGATCTGATTGACCCAGATGGTGCGCCGGCTGTTGGCCGGCACCACAATGGTGTAGGCCGTGGCCGGCGCGGCCTCCTGCAGGAAGCTGACGCTGACATTGGCCGGGGCGCTGTTCGGGTTCATCAACAG carries:
- the tatA gene encoding twin-arginine translocase TatA/TatE family subunit — encoded protein: MFLKGIGAPELILILVIVIIVFGVGRLGEVGGAIGGAIREFRKATSGDEQAKKDEAEKKDSAKKDDAVKS
- the tatA gene encoding twin-arginine translocase TatA/TatE family subunit; translation: MPQLGAPELILVLVIVIVVFGVGRLGEIGGAVGKAIREFRNATGDENAAAAPKQNPGDEKEKPA